DNA from Homo sapiens chromosome 1, GRCh38.p14 Primary Assembly:
AAGATAAGGAGTTTAAAAGGTATGAACTGCCTGGACACCTTATAATGCCTTGTCTCCTgattatcatttaatttttacctgGTTAGTCAGAGTCAGGATAAATgtgcaggaaaaaaatgttaacgaAAATAATGCTTAACAGACAAAGCAGCACTGTAGaacaaaaatgaagtaaaaatgcTTTACTGACTCCAACAAGGGTCAAACACAGTTTGAAGCTGTTTTAATCTTgtggatttatttaaaatattgcatttttttgtttaaataagcTTATTAGATTTGCTTGTTTCCTAGCAATCAGGtgcttttccctccttccttgtGCTCGCTCTTATAAGCTAGAATGCTATAGCAGTTGTAAAACTCTACTAATTACATTTAAATGGGACAAGGTGTTATACAAGTAATCATGTTAATGtagatgaaaaaaatacttttggaaAACATGGGAAAATAACACTATAGATCTCattctgagttttgttttctgaaaagcaaacaaatttaGGTAACATAATCCTGCTATTGGTAATGAAGACTAAACATTTCAACTggttgaaatgttttatttcaacttatttcttttgattttagaCGAACTTGCCAAATTAATTTCTAGTTCTAACAAAGAATATTTCTCATAGTAAGTACTGCAGTGTCATGATCTAGAAAAAGCAGGGAAGATACTAGCTTAATTAGGAATATTGAAAAACAACTTCAGAGAAGCCTTATCTGTCTTccccttatttttatttgcttaatccTTTTTCCATGAAATTAGTATACATTATATTTCCTGATCAAGCAACTTTGTAATGGTGATTATGGGCAACTTTCAAACTTTTCATCTGGAAATATGGCAGTTCATTTATGGTCTCCAGCTGTAATTTAAAAAGCACTACTGGTGGTTAAGCTACCAACAGTTAATGGCTATCTACTGATTTGAATAATTAAAAGAAACCCCTAGCCTTAAAGATAAAAGATGAAGAGAACTTTTATCTATGGGAGCAAAACAACCAGTTTATAAATGAGACTCTTGTATTGCTTTCTGAATAACAACACAAAACTATgcttaaaatacttattttttttagtaggaaAAGGGAGTAATGATTATTAATTGATATCGCTGTCcctgtttcatttttatgttttggcatttttttctttaacagaaatACTCAGaggggaaaattttttttttcagacttcaGGAGATCACTTGTACTATGAATTCTTTAAATTCTGAGAAATTAAAATGgttttcatctgtttattttctaAGATTACGAAAAAATAAGCGTTAAGAACACTAAGAAAATTTACTTCTTCTCCAAGAACAATCTTCATGTAATAATACTGCAGTAAGAAGATGAGctattatgaaaatttttaattaccaAGAACATAACACaaatcagttttttttgttgttgttattgctatAGGATATTTCTAGTTaggaaactttatttcttttttgaagtttAAAGGTTTCCAAAAATTGAATTTTCCAGCTTCTCTGTTATAAATGCAGAAGGTGTTTATAGTGTATACTTCCTGCATAGATAAGAAACCTCTTTTAGTTTCCTACTGGGGGTGAATTGCTAGCCAAGCCTGTGATAGCAgccgctttttttttctttctctttctttctttctggattttTGACACTCCACCCCCTCGAACTCAGGTGGGTGTGTACACTGGCACTGAGCTGCAGTAGGATTTTTCCTTGGATAGTCTGGTCTGGAGCTGGGACAGCAGCTGCTGCTGTGGAAAGGCCAGCTGGCAAGATGATGGAAGAAATCTCCATTATGGTAGCCTATGACGCCCATGTTTTCAGCCAGCTGCACGATGAAGACTTCCTCACTAGTCTGGTGGCCATCAGCAAGCCCAGGTCTATGGTAGGTGGTGCCTTGCACACTACTCTggttctgtattttcttttctaacatgaTATCTATACTCCTGTAGCAACTGAGGCATAACTTGCTGTTGGCTTTGTGTTATGTCTACAGGTTTTCAAagatttatttacataattaaacACTCATATAACAGTAGCACACTTAAAATGTTAGGCTGATGCTTTCATATATAATGAGGTTGAGAGGAATTTTAGAGTGCCAAATATCACTTTGTCTTAAGTTTCTGccttgtaaatatgtatataattatcagGTAGGGGCTAGTTATATTTACATAGCATACAATTGAGGCTCATAGAAGTGTAACGTTTCTACCAGTGAGTAATAACATCATCTGAGAATTGAGCTACCTAAACATCAGGTAACTTTCAGGGTCTTAAATTATTACTAAGAAGAACTATTAGGAAAATAACAGTACAATTTTAGTTTGgctttaatatttgtaaaaaaaatttgcCATTCTCTCAGGATcttagtgtgtgtgcatgtcctgGCATAATCAAAAACGGAAGTTCTTGCAAGTGTTTATTGTTTCTTCTCTTAGATGTCATCATTATAATGGCTATTGAGTTTAAGATATCAACGATCTATACCTCTGAAAccaacttttttttgagatggagtttcgctcctattgcccaggttggagtgcaatggcatgttcttggctcaccgcagccgttgcctcctgggttcaagcaactctcctgtctcagcctccctagtagctgggattacaggcatgcgccaccatgcctggctaattttgtatttttagtagagatggggtttctccatgttggtcaggctggtctcaaactcctgacctcaggtgatccgcctgcctcacctcccaaagtgctgggattacaggcataagccaccacgcccggcccccaaaATCAACTTTTTAACTACAATTGTAGTAACttcttattatatttaatatgacTCATCACAAACAACA
Protein-coding regions in this window:
- the RABGAP1L gene encoding rab GTPase-activating protein 1-like isoform B (isoform B is encoded by transcript variant 3); translation: MMEEISIMVAYDAHVFSQLHDEDFLTSLVAISKPRSMVPTKKLKKYEKEYQTMRESQLQQEDPMDRYKFVYL